A genomic region of Oleidesulfovibrio alaskensis DSM 16109 contains the following coding sequences:
- a CDS encoding sodium-dependent transporter codes for MSKREQWGSRAGFILAAVGSAIGLGNIWRFPYVAYDNGGGAFLIPYIFALLTAGIPFMILEFGVGQKYRSSAPRLFARLNPKWEWVGWLQVMVAAIIATYYIAVIGWTLNYVTFSLDLSWGDDPKGFFFGEFLGLTSSPLEFGGIRWPIFVSCLAAWGITWLACVSGIKKGIERANKVLIPALFLLVLLLIVRVVTLDGALDGLNYLFKPDFSKVLDYKVWAAAYGQIFYSLSVGFSIMVAYSSYLPPDEDVNNNAAMTVFINCGFSLLSGVLIFSVLGNMALETGASIKDVAGAGVGLAFVTIPKAINSLPAPELIGTLFFLCLAMAGVSSHISIVEACVSSLIDKFGWRRRDTVSFFCLGGFAVTVVFTTGAGLFILDIVDHFVNSQALLFGAIIEIILLSWVLNLEDIRTHVNSLSDFSVNNLWKKCLKYVTVAVLGYSILSNLHGDLVNGYGGYPVRDLMLLGWSLLPVSLVIAFWLKNQPATERFINKPAGGN; via the coding sequence ATGAGCAAGCGTGAACAATGGGGCTCGCGGGCCGGTTTTATTCTGGCCGCTGTGGGGTCCGCCATCGGACTGGGTAACATTTGGCGTTTTCCGTATGTAGCATATGATAACGGCGGTGGGGCGTTTCTTATTCCTTATATTTTTGCCCTGCTTACCGCCGGTATTCCGTTTATGATTCTGGAGTTCGGCGTAGGGCAGAAGTACCGCAGCTCAGCCCCGCGGCTTTTTGCCCGCCTGAATCCCAAATGGGAATGGGTCGGCTGGCTGCAGGTGATGGTGGCGGCCATCATTGCAACCTATTACATTGCCGTCATCGGCTGGACGCTGAATTATGTCACCTTTTCGCTCGACCTTTCGTGGGGCGACGATCCCAAGGGGTTCTTTTTCGGTGAATTCCTCGGCCTCACCAGTTCTCCCCTTGAATTCGGCGGCATACGCTGGCCCATCTTTGTTTCCTGCCTTGCCGCTTGGGGCATCACATGGCTTGCCTGTGTTTCCGGCATTAAAAAAGGCATTGAGCGGGCAAACAAGGTGCTTATTCCCGCGCTTTTCCTGCTGGTCCTCCTGCTTATTGTCCGCGTTGTAACGCTGGACGGGGCTCTTGACGGCCTGAACTATCTTTTCAAGCCCGACTTTTCAAAGGTGCTTGATTACAAAGTATGGGCCGCCGCCTACGGGCAGATTTTCTACTCCCTCAGTGTGGGCTTTTCAATCATGGTGGCCTATTCCAGCTACCTGCCGCCCGATGAAGACGTAAACAACAACGCAGCCATGACCGTGTTCATCAACTGCGGTTTTTCGCTGCTTTCAGGCGTTCTTATTTTCAGTGTGCTGGGCAATATGGCTCTTGAAACCGGCGCTTCGATCAAAGACGTTGCCGGAGCGGGCGTCGGGCTGGCTTTTGTTACCATTCCCAAGGCCATCAATTCGCTGCCTGCGCCGGAACTCATAGGCACGCTGTTCTTCCTGTGTCTGGCCATGGCCGGGGTGAGTTCGCACATTTCCATCGTGGAAGCCTGTGTTTCTTCGCTGATTGACAAATTCGGCTGGCGGCGCCGCGACACGGTATCGTTCTTCTGTCTGGGCGGGTTTGCGGTCACCGTGGTGTTCACCACCGGCGCAGGTCTGTTCATCCTTGATATCGTCGACCATTTTGTGAACAGTCAGGCTCTGCTGTTTGGTGCCATCATCGAAATTATTCTGCTTAGCTGGGTGCTGAATCTTGAAGACATACGCACCCATGTGAACTCGCTCTCCGATTTTTCGGTGAACAACCTCTGGAAAAAGTGCCTCAAGTATGTGACCGTTGCCGTGCTCGGATACTCCATCCTTTCCAACCTGCACGGAGACCTGGTGAACGGCTACGGCGGGTATCCTGTCAGAGACCTGATGCTGCTTGGCTGGTCGCTGCTGCCTGTTTCTCTGGTTATCGCCTTCTGGCTGAAAAACCAGCCCGCAACGGAACGCTTTATCAATAAGCCGGCAGGAGGAAACTAA
- the gpmI gene encoding 2,3-bisphosphoglycerate-independent phosphoglycerate mutase yields MSSSGPLNPVLLLILDGWGIAPAGKGNAVSAARTPVLDSLMAAPCRSRLQCSGRSVGLPDGFMGNSEVGHMNLGAGRIVYQDMTRIDIAVEERQLSARPAIADMFDALKSSGGTLHLLGLVSDGGVHSHVRHLYALVEAARDACVPVCIHAFMDGRDTAPKSGLQFINDLEEVLVRLGHGRIASVTGRYYAMDRDRHWERNETAWNALVHGQGESADSAAQAVENAYAAGQTDEFIKPVIVGSAAGIADGDGIFFYNFRADRARQLTRCFIDPSFDAFDRGRVPVLARFATMTSYDASFDVPVAFDKDPLEGTLGEVVSLAGISQFRIAETEKYAHVTYFFNCGREEPFTGEDRLLVPSPRDVATYDLKPEMSVYEVTDSLLAALDKGYGLIVCNLANLDMVGHTGVFSAAVKACEAVDACTGRIIDAFVERGGVVMVTADHGNAEQLLDAQGNPHTAHSMNPVPVALLGAPAAWRLVPEGKLGDVAPTIIDILGLHRPEAMTGQSLLVKESL; encoded by the coding sequence ATGTCATCTTCCGGCCCGCTGAATCCTGTTCTGCTGCTCATTCTTGACGGGTGGGGAATTGCCCCCGCCGGCAAGGGAAACGCAGTGTCGGCAGCCCGTACTCCCGTGCTGGACAGCCTTATGGCTGCACCGTGCCGCAGCCGCCTGCAATGTTCCGGCAGATCTGTAGGTTTGCCCGACGGATTTATGGGCAATTCCGAAGTGGGGCATATGAATCTTGGTGCCGGAAGAATTGTTTATCAGGACATGACCCGCATTGATATCGCGGTGGAGGAGCGGCAGCTGTCGGCCCGTCCGGCAATTGCAGACATGTTCGACGCGTTGAAAAGCTCCGGCGGAACACTGCACCTGCTCGGGCTTGTATCCGACGGCGGGGTGCACAGTCACGTCCGTCATCTTTATGCGCTTGTGGAAGCCGCCCGCGATGCCTGTGTGCCTGTGTGCATCCACGCATTTATGGATGGAAGGGATACCGCTCCTAAAAGCGGCCTGCAGTTCATCAATGACCTTGAAGAGGTACTCGTCAGACTGGGGCACGGCCGTATTGCCAGTGTCACCGGCCGGTACTATGCCATGGACAGAGACCGTCATTGGGAACGTAATGAAACCGCATGGAATGCTCTTGTCCACGGGCAGGGCGAATCTGCGGACAGTGCAGCCCAAGCTGTTGAAAACGCGTATGCCGCAGGCCAGACCGATGAATTCATAAAACCCGTGATTGTCGGCTCTGCCGCCGGTATTGCCGATGGTGACGGTATATTTTTTTACAATTTCCGGGCAGACCGGGCCAGACAGCTCACCCGCTGCTTTATTGACCCCTCGTTTGATGCTTTTGACAGAGGGCGGGTACCTGTTCTTGCCCGCTTCGCCACCATGACATCCTACGACGCGTCATTTGATGTGCCGGTGGCTTTTGACAAAGACCCCCTTGAGGGCACTCTGGGTGAAGTTGTCTCTCTGGCCGGTATCAGCCAGTTCAGAATTGCCGAAACAGAAAAATATGCCCATGTGACGTATTTTTTCAACTGCGGACGCGAAGAGCCTTTTACGGGTGAAGACCGTCTGCTTGTTCCCTCGCCCCGCGATGTTGCCACATACGATCTCAAACCCGAAATGAGCGTCTATGAGGTGACGGATTCGCTGCTTGCCGCTCTGGACAAGGGGTACGGTCTCATTGTGTGCAACCTTGCCAATCTTGACATGGTAGGACACACCGGAGTGTTTTCCGCCGCTGTAAAAGCCTGCGAGGCCGTTGACGCCTGCACCGGCAGAATTATAGACGCGTTTGTAGAGAGGGGCGGCGTGGTTATGGTTACCGCCGACCACGGCAACGCTGAGCAGCTGCTGGATGCACAGGGCAACCCCCATACTGCGCACAGCATGAATCCCGTGCCTGTGGCTCTGCTGGGTGCACCGGCCGCATGGCGCCTTGTGCCGGAAGGCAAACTGGGGGATGTCGCACCGACAATTATTGATATACTGGGGCTGCACCGGCCCGAAGCCATGACCGGACAGAGCCTGCTTGTAAAGGAATCCTTATGA
- the rsfS gene encoding ribosome silencing factor → MVTKKEKKFSLADGHEKAQRLAALLNDKKARDLLVFDLRGISGFTDFMIVGTAGSVRQGQALADYMLDFCKQNNFEFLRVEGYQAGKWILLDMNDVVVNIFQPDSRELYNLEGLWADAPQVEAVRNRTGEE, encoded by the coding sequence ATGGTTACCAAGAAAGAAAAGAAGTTCTCCCTTGCTGACGGGCATGAAAAAGCCCAGCGCCTTGCCGCGCTGCTCAATGACAAAAAAGCGCGTGACCTGCTTGTATTTGATCTGCGCGGAATCAGCGGCTTTACCGATTTTATGATTGTGGGTACTGCCGGCTCCGTGCGTCAGGGACAGGCTTTGGCCGACTACATGCTTGATTTTTGCAAGCAGAATAATTTCGAGTTCCTGCGCGTGGAAGGCTATCAGGCCGGAAAATGGATTCTGCTCGATATGAACGATGTCGTGGTGAATATCTTTCAGCCCGATTCACGCGAACTGTATAATCTTGAAGGGCTATGGGCAGACGCTCCGCAGGTGGAGGCCGTCCGGAACCGGACAGGAGAAGAATAA
- a CDS encoding methyl-accepting chemotaxis protein, whose protein sequence is MIRRVTISSRIWFLCALLFLVPSVILFMYWNSASKLADISKTEFRNAIEQDERHKIEIATSVLAESLAVALQGVTDPARQAVVVQNALDKIRFEQDSSGYFYAYRGTVCVAHATSPALINKDLSGLKAADGTYIIRSLFRLAQSGGGVMAFPWEKPGEGMQDKIGTARFIPGTDIWIGTGVYLSNIAKAETALQQTLTRSIRPLLVTTIGALAAAGLLGILPLCFIITRSILTPLREAVQGAGRIAGGSLDVQLKDDGNDELAALMRALNTMTRNLAETHVRLETALEEAREESRKAGTARSEAEESKAQVERSYGELLATAGVLEETVTAATDAMNAVQNNMQSLRKNSAAQQGQMAEIEQTAESLSRASRLIGSLSEETMTQGKAEKAAAAKGVDRVTASVESIRAIQTQAGLLSEEMAALEDHAGSITKVLHVISDIADQTNLLALNAAIEAARAGDAGRGFAVVADEVRKLAEKTMTATQEVGQIISGIQQSARTNAQSMLTMAESVSSAARQAEDSGHDLKQIAAGVETAFVRSESIFRAAESQNREVENVTQALAAMDGVIGESDLSVQSTDSAVGNLLAEMNKLQTVIADLHRHTRKR, encoded by the coding sequence ATGATCCGTCGTGTTACCATCAGTTCACGCATATGGTTTTTGTGTGCGCTGCTTTTTCTTGTCCCTTCTGTAATTCTTTTCATGTACTGGAACTCTGCAAGCAAACTTGCAGACATCAGCAAAACTGAATTCCGTAATGCTATCGAACAGGACGAACGCCATAAAATAGAGATCGCCACTTCTGTACTGGCTGAATCGCTTGCTGTAGCCCTGCAGGGCGTCACTGATCCTGCGCGGCAGGCAGTTGTGGTACAAAATGCCCTGGATAAAATACGGTTTGAGCAGGATAGCTCGGGTTATTTTTATGCATACAGAGGCACCGTCTGCGTGGCCCACGCCACATCCCCTGCCCTGATCAATAAAGACCTGAGCGGACTTAAAGCCGCTGACGGAACCTATATTATACGTTCACTTTTCAGACTGGCACAAAGCGGAGGTGGCGTAATGGCTTTTCCGTGGGAAAAGCCAGGCGAAGGAATGCAGGATAAAATAGGCACCGCACGCTTTATTCCCGGCACTGACATTTGGATAGGTACCGGTGTATATCTTTCCAACATCGCAAAAGCCGAGACCGCCTTGCAGCAGACCCTGACTCGCAGTATCCGGCCGCTGCTTGTTACCACCATCGGCGCGCTGGCTGCCGCAGGCCTGCTGGGTATTCTTCCGCTATGCTTCATTATCACCCGCAGCATACTTACCCCGCTCAGAGAGGCTGTGCAGGGTGCCGGCAGGATTGCCGGCGGCTCGCTTGATGTGCAGCTGAAAGATGACGGCAACGACGAGCTGGCTGCCCTTATGCGGGCACTGAACACCATGACCCGTAATCTGGCAGAAACCCATGTCCGGCTGGAAACAGCGCTGGAGGAAGCACGGGAAGAATCGCGCAAGGCCGGAACGGCTCGGAGTGAAGCCGAAGAAAGCAAAGCGCAGGTTGAGCGTTCCTATGGTGAGCTTCTGGCCACCGCCGGAGTGCTGGAAGAAACCGTAACGGCAGCAACCGACGCCATGAACGCCGTGCAGAACAACATGCAGAGCCTGAGGAAAAATTCCGCCGCACAGCAGGGTCAGATGGCCGAGATAGAACAGACTGCGGAAAGCCTTTCCAGAGCGTCCCGCCTTATAGGATCACTCAGCGAAGAGACCATGACACAGGGCAAAGCGGAAAAAGCGGCCGCGGCCAAGGGCGTGGACAGAGTGACCGCCTCGGTAGAATCCATACGCGCCATACAGACACAGGCCGGATTGCTGAGCGAGGAGATGGCCGCGCTTGAAGACCATGCAGGCTCCATCACCAAAGTTCTGCACGTTATTTCAGATATAGCCGACCAGACGAACCTGCTAGCGCTTAACGCGGCGATCGAGGCGGCCCGCGCCGGAGATGCAGGACGGGGCTTTGCCGTGGTGGCGGACGAAGTACGCAAACTGGCTGAAAAAACCATGACTGCCACCCAGGAGGTGGGCCAGATAATTTCTGGCATTCAGCAATCGGCCCGTACCAATGCCCAATCCATGCTGACCATGGCAGAGAGTGTTTCTTCCGCGGCCAGACAGGCGGAAGATTCCGGCCATGACCTGAAGCAGATAGCCGCAGGTGTGGAGACAGCCTTTGTCCGGTCGGAAAGTATTTTCCGTGCGGCTGAAAGCCAGAACAGAGAAGTGGAAAACGTCACACAGGCTCTTGCTGCCATGGACGGTGTCATCGGAGAATCCGATCTCAGTGTACAGAGCACAGACTCTGCTGTCGGTAATCTGCTGGCAGAGATGAATAAACTACAGACCGTAATTGCGGATTTGCACCGTCACACGCGGAAACGGTAA
- a CDS encoding YqaE/Pmp3 family membrane protein, which translates to MDFLRILVAILLPPLGVFLQVGLGGAFWLNILLTILGYIPGIVHAVWVIARR; encoded by the coding sequence ATGGATTTCTTGCGTATTCTGGTCGCCATCCTGCTTCCCCCGCTGGGCGTATTTCTGCAGGTGGGGCTGGGCGGGGCTTTCTGGCTGAATATCCTGCTGACCATCCTCGGTTACATTCCCGGCATTGTTCATGCCGTATGGGTTATTGCCAGACGATAA
- a CDS encoding methyl-accepting chemotaxis protein, translated as MRFLDSKSIELKLTLSSVVFLLPIAVLLYAFVAGIRYDIRFSELEIYGNRYQRPLQHALAAFPDVTGGLVTEDTAKVKAALAVIDSNLRSLAPVHAEVGDDLQFTPQGLALRDREDLLYSAVMNRWKKLAGGVEQSMLPDVRRMITDIGRMVTHGGDTSNLILDPDLDSYYLMDITLLAVPAAHIRLATIAETGSRLLRSQSVSRQEATELSIFAAQLKNDQERIQASFDTAMNEDQNFYGESPSLHKNIPPAFKQYAKANTALAAQLESMAAGNVPDGFMNSVSALSGSLAVLWDAADAEMTILLEKRISHYRNELYSSLALTLVALIMACFIVWASGSSIVKSLSVLVDYAERINGGDLTAEVHGVFSSSLLPLKNSIQSTVARLSAEKQSVLAQVEEARQKAQEAQVALNRTEEEQTALQEQKAELAGVGLKVNKLAEQVSASSEILSSSADHQARGAEAQKEESEIVAAAIRQMMTTVNEVAGNASSTSHTASEGAESARRGVGLVTGAIEAVRSVSSSAEHLASVLNSLDGKAEEIGRIISVINDIADQTNLLALNAAIEAARAGDAGRGFAVVADEVRKLAEKTMSATKEVENAIVQIQTGSTAAVRSMDETKVHVEKSSQLSEDAGKALEDIMNNIEEMTARISQIATAAEEQSAATEEISGRIDKIYEIAVDAYEFSHEANRESTALVRLSTELHTLSSKFKNEQTDEGLLHESSGKMRGILPKIFMNFIKDIYGDDVFAHVSKTMGEPVFMPGNSYPDQVLRQMAEIVCQRTGEQPKLFFEKAGRASLQAFNRMYRQYFKGETLKEFLLAMNDIHRHLTKDNPGVRPPKFEYDDQGDTLVMTYKSQRDYGEYFVGIIKAAAEFKKEKVRISSEHAGKGRTTARVTFIK; from the coding sequence ATGCGGTTTCTTGATTCCAAGTCCATTGAGCTTAAGCTGACTCTGTCCAGTGTGGTTTTTCTGCTGCCTATCGCCGTGCTTTTGTATGCGTTCGTCGCAGGCATCCGGTACGATATCAGATTCAGTGAGCTTGAAATTTACGGAAACAGATATCAACGCCCGCTGCAGCATGCACTGGCAGCTTTTCCTGATGTGACGGGGGGGCTTGTTACGGAAGATACCGCAAAGGTCAAAGCTGCGCTGGCTGTGATTGACAGCAATCTCAGATCCCTTGCACCTGTACACGCCGAAGTGGGAGATGACCTGCAGTTTACCCCGCAAGGTCTTGCTCTGCGGGATAGAGAGGACCTTTTGTATTCGGCTGTCATGAATAGGTGGAAGAAGCTGGCAGGCGGCGTTGAGCAGAGCATGCTGCCCGACGTCAGACGGATGATCACTGACATCGGCAGGATGGTGACCCACGGGGGAGACACTTCAAACCTCATTCTCGATCCCGATCTGGACAGTTATTATCTGATGGACATAACGCTGCTAGCAGTGCCCGCAGCCCACATCAGGCTGGCAACCATAGCGGAAACAGGCAGCCGGTTGTTGCGCAGTCAAAGCGTCAGCAGGCAGGAAGCCACGGAGCTTTCTATTTTCGCAGCGCAGCTGAAAAACGATCAGGAACGCATTCAGGCTTCGTTTGATACGGCAATGAACGAAGATCAGAATTTTTACGGCGAATCTCCTTCCCTGCACAAAAACATTCCACCGGCGTTCAAACAATACGCCAAAGCCAATACCGCATTAGCCGCCCAGCTTGAAAGTATGGCTGCGGGCAATGTTCCGGATGGTTTTATGAACTCTGTTTCCGCTCTTTCCGGCAGCTTGGCTGTTCTGTGGGATGCTGCAGACGCCGAAATGACTATCTTGCTGGAAAAACGCATTTCACACTACCGGAACGAACTATACAGCTCGCTGGCGTTGACATTGGTAGCTTTGATAATGGCCTGTTTTATTGTCTGGGCATCTGGTTCATCCATTGTAAAATCTCTTTCTGTTCTTGTTGATTATGCTGAAAGAATTAATGGGGGTGACCTGACGGCCGAGGTTCACGGCGTATTTTCATCAAGTCTGCTTCCGCTCAAAAATTCAATACAGTCCACCGTAGCGCGTCTTTCTGCAGAAAAACAAAGCGTTCTTGCACAGGTAGAAGAGGCAAGGCAGAAAGCGCAGGAAGCGCAGGTTGCCCTTAACCGTACGGAAGAAGAACAGACCGCTCTTCAAGAACAGAAGGCGGAACTGGCCGGTGTCGGGCTTAAGGTAAACAAGCTGGCAGAGCAGGTTTCCGCTTCTTCAGAAATCCTGTCATCTTCCGCTGACCATCAGGCGCGCGGAGCCGAAGCGCAGAAGGAAGAGTCTGAAATAGTGGCTGCCGCCATACGCCAGATGATGACTACAGTTAACGAAGTCGCAGGTAACGCGTCCTCGACATCACACACGGCATCAGAAGGAGCGGAGTCCGCCCGTCGAGGGGTAGGTCTGGTAACCGGCGCCATAGAGGCCGTGCGCAGCGTATCTTCTTCTGCAGAGCATCTTGCATCGGTACTGAACAGTCTGGATGGAAAGGCGGAAGAAATTGGACGTATTATCTCTGTAATTAATGATATAGCTGATCAGACAAATTTGCTGGCACTTAACGCAGCCATTGAAGCAGCAAGGGCAGGGGATGCCGGACGGGGATTTGCCGTGGTGGCGGATGAAGTGCGCAAACTTGCTGAAAAGACCATGAGCGCAACCAAGGAAGTTGAAAACGCCATCGTGCAGATACAGACAGGTTCCACAGCGGCAGTGCGGTCAATGGATGAAACGAAAGTGCATGTGGAAAAATCTTCCCAGCTGTCAGAAGATGCAGGTAAGGCTCTTGAAGATATTATGAATAATATTGAAGAGATGACTGCTCGCATTTCACAGATTGCCACCGCCGCTGAAGAACAGTCTGCCGCCACGGAGGAGATAAGCGGCCGTATTGACAAAATTTATGAAATAGCAGTGGACGCATACGAGTTTTCTCATGAGGCCAACAGGGAATCCACGGCGCTTGTCAGGTTGTCCACGGAACTGCACACCCTGTCATCAAAGTTTAAAAATGAGCAGACGGATGAAGGGCTGCTGCATGAGTCTTCCGGAAAGATGCGCGGTATTTTGCCGAAAATATTTATGAATTTTATAAAAGATATCTATGGGGATGACGTGTTTGCTCATGTTTCTAAAACCATGGGCGAGCCTGTCTTCATGCCGGGAAATTCCTACCCCGATCAGGTGTTGCGTCAGATGGCTGAAATAGTATGCCAGCGCACGGGCGAACAGCCCAAGTTGTTTTTTGAAAAAGCAGGGCGTGCAAGCCTGCAGGCTTTTAACAGAATGTACAGGCAGTACTTTAAAGGGGAAACCCTTAAAGAGTTTCTGCTGGCCATGAATGATATCCACAGGCACCTGACAAAGGACAATCCCGGCGTACGCCCGCCTAAATTTGAGTATGACGATCAGGGCGATACGCTTGTTATGACATATAAGTCGCAGAGGGATTACGGAGAATACTTTGTGGGCATCATCAAGGCAGCTGCGGAGTTTAAAAAGGAAAAAGTGCGTATCAGCTCGGAGCATGCCGGTAAAGGGCGAACAACGGCAAGGGTTACATTTATTAAATGA
- a CDS encoding AAA family ATPase, which yields MATSEQIKSLIRSHCDNDRERFLTIALQVAAHEAKKGHDGIAHDIRSLVDKAKSGSGKVIPFNREFSDLVLASSPSTQISELILAREKCDRIQRIILEYRQQDKLKKHGLGNRKKILLAGPPGTGKTLTASVLASELKLPLFTILMDKLVTKFMGETSAKLRQIFDLIRARRGVYLFDEFDAIGAERGRENDVGEMRRVLNSFLQLIEQEKSDSLIIAATNNAKILDHALFRRFDDILYYDLPTTDEIIRLIKNRLCEFKPAKMSLKTTIMAAEKLSHAEIGQACDDAIKAAILSDRQKVTATDLKAMLKERRSAYGYSSS from the coding sequence ATGGCAACATCCGAACAGATAAAATCGTTAATAAGATCGCATTGTGATAATGATCGTGAGAGATTCCTTACGATTGCATTACAAGTTGCCGCGCATGAGGCCAAGAAAGGCCATGATGGGATTGCGCATGATATCCGAAGCCTTGTTGATAAGGCCAAGTCCGGATCAGGTAAAGTTATCCCGTTCAATCGCGAGTTTAGTGATCTTGTTCTTGCTTCGAGTCCTAGTACCCAAATTTCTGAGCTTATTTTAGCGCGTGAGAAGTGTGATAGGATTCAGAGGATTATACTTGAATATCGCCAACAGGATAAGCTGAAAAAACATGGGCTTGGGAACAGAAAAAAAATTTTGTTGGCAGGGCCTCCTGGAACGGGCAAAACCCTAACCGCCTCTGTATTGGCTAGTGAGTTGAAACTACCGCTTTTTACCATATTAATGGACAAGTTGGTAACCAAATTTATGGGCGAGACAAGCGCTAAGCTTAGACAGATATTCGATTTAATTCGCGCTAGGCGGGGAGTCTATTTGTTTGATGAGTTTGATGCCATTGGCGCAGAGCGTGGCAGGGAAAATGATGTAGGGGAAATGCGGCGTGTTCTTAATTCTTTCTTGCAGCTAATTGAGCAGGAAAAATCTGACAGTCTTATTATTGCGGCCACCAACAATGCAAAAATTCTTGACCATGCTTTATTTAGAAGGTTTGACGATATTCTTTATTATGATTTGCCAACGACGGATGAGATTATACGTCTGATTAAGAATCGACTTTGTGAGTTCAAGCCTGCAAAAATGTCATTAAAAACTACTATCATGGCGGCAGAAAAACTAAGCCACGCCGAGATAGGTCAAGCTTGCGATGATGCTATAAAGGCTGCTATATTGTCTGACAGACAGAAGGTTACAGCGACAGATCTCAAGGCAATGCTGAAAGAACGCCGCTCTGCATATGGATACTCTAGCT